A genome region from Leptospira langatensis includes the following:
- a CDS encoding methylated-DNA--[protein]-cysteine S-methyltransferase, which yields MGVLLAGAVPEGICLLEFTEKERIEMQLARLEKAFRCKIVPGESPFFPRLKLELQEYFEGNRKEFTVPFVIQGSEFQEKVWKALLSVPYGKTNSYESQAVFVGDIKSIRAVAKANGENRIAILVPCHRIIGKNGSLTGYGGGLWRKQFLLDLERRNSDAPTLPFFQDE from the coding sequence TTGGGCGTTTTGCTTGCCGGCGCCGTTCCGGAAGGGATCTGTCTTCTGGAATTCACAGAGAAGGAAAGGATCGAAATGCAATTGGCAAGGTTAGAAAAGGCCTTCCGTTGCAAGATCGTTCCCGGAGAAAGTCCCTTCTTCCCCAGATTAAAACTCGAACTGCAAGAATACTTCGAAGGAAATAGAAAAGAATTCACTGTTCCATTTGTCATCCAAGGATCTGAATTCCAAGAAAAGGTTTGGAAGGCCTTACTTTCCGTTCCTTACGGAAAAACAAACTCATACGAGTCCCAAGCCGTATTCGTGGGAGATATCAAATCCATCCGAGCAGTGGCTAAAGCGAACGGAGAGAATCGGATCGCAATACTTGTCCCCTGTCACAGGATCATAGGAAAGAACGGAAGTCTTACCGGCTACGGTGGCGGACTCTGGAGAAAGCAATTCTTATTGGATCTGGAAAGAAGGAATTCGGACGCTCCTACCTTACCGTTTTTCCAAGATGAATAA
- a CDS encoding amidohydrolase family protein, giving the protein MASTIRRISGKFQDSKGSYLATLDLDPSTGLINSIHKNVLIQDPKSDELAFDPEKYLIFSGFGDIHVHAREDESGKHKYKEDFQSAGLAAINGGVIHIADMPNNPIPPTDDRTYAKKRELADHSPIRITLYAGIGPNTKPLHSHVPYKAFMGPSIGELFFYSNEQLENTIRHYKGCNVSFHCEDPEILEQNQEAKYHEDRRPAIAETLATDFALYLIEKYELVGKLCHYSTEEGLQKIIAAKKKGVKVSCEVTPTHLYFDRSMLNDSNRHWFQMNPPLRGPEDKNALLQGVKDGWIDYLATDHAPHSIEEKLKGTSGISQLDTYALFVTWLHKSAGVSLEKIAEICSENPGSFVKEFLPKEFGNGFGKIEEGYCASFTVLDFNTPTTFKKEDIKSKSGWSPFEGFTFPGSIRSVIHLGKTVR; this is encoded by the coding sequence ATGGCCTCTACGATCCGAAGAATATCCGGGAAGTTCCAAGACTCCAAGGGCTCCTATCTGGCAACCCTGGATCTGGATCCTAGTACCGGGTTAATCAATTCTATACATAAGAATGTTCTAATACAAGATCCTAAGTCGGACGAGTTAGCCTTCGATCCGGAAAAGTATCTTATCTTTTCCGGTTTCGGGGACATACACGTTCACGCAAGAGAAGATGAGTCCGGAAAACATAAATACAAGGAAGACTTTCAGTCGGCAGGACTTGCTGCAATCAACGGAGGGGTGATCCATATTGCGGATATGCCCAATAACCCGATCCCTCCCACGGACGATAGAACGTACGCCAAGAAAAGGGAACTTGCGGATCATTCCCCTATTCGAATTACTTTGTATGCGGGAATTGGTCCGAATACGAAGCCGTTGCATTCTCATGTCCCATATAAAGCGTTTATGGGACCTTCTATCGGAGAACTATTTTTTTATTCTAATGAGCAATTGGAGAATACGATCCGTCATTACAAAGGATGCAACGTTAGTTTTCATTGCGAAGATCCCGAGATCCTGGAGCAGAATCAGGAAGCAAAATACCATGAGGATCGCAGGCCTGCAATTGCGGAGACTCTGGCTACCGACTTCGCTCTTTATTTAATAGAGAAGTATGAACTAGTCGGAAAGCTTTGCCATTATTCCACGGAAGAAGGACTGCAAAAGATCATCGCCGCTAAGAAAAAGGGTGTAAAGGTCTCCTGTGAAGTGACTCCTACTCATTTGTACTTCGATCGAAGCATGCTCAACGATTCGAACCGCCATTGGTTCCAAATGAATCCGCCGCTTCGAGGACCGGAAGACAAGAACGCATTGCTACAAGGAGTGAAGGACGGTTGGATCGATTATCTGGCTACCGATCATGCTCCTCATTCCATTGAAGAAAAGTTGAAAGGAACTTCCGGGATTTCCCAGCTAGATACGTATGCTTTATTCGTGACTTGGCTGCATAAATCAGCCGGAGTTTCCTTGGAGAAGATCGCAGAGATCTGTTCTGAAAATCCAGGGAGCTTCGTAAAAGAATTCTTACCTAAGGAATTCGGAAATGGTTTCGGCAAAATTGAAGAAGGCTATTGTGCAAGCTTCACTGTTCTGGATTTCAACACTCCGACTACATTCAAAAAAGAAGATATTAAAAGTAAGAGCGGTTGGTCTCCGTTCGAAGGATTTACTTTTCCAGGAAGCATTCGCTCCGTTATTCATCTTGGAAAAACGGTAAGGTAG